One Ezakiella massiliensis genomic window, TCTTAGGTGAAAAGCAACAGTTGAGAAAGCAACTTAGTGAAACAGAATACAATAAAATTTCTGTAAGAATTGAACTTCAAGCAGACTATCTCGCCGGAGTTTTTGCTAGCAGGATTGAAGATAAGGGTTATTTAGAAGTAGATGATATTGACGATGCAATTAGAGCTGCAGAGTCAGTAGGTGATGATATTTTACAAAAGAGGTATCAAGGAACAGTTGTGCCAGATGCTTTTACTCATGGCACAGCAGATATGAGGTCCCGTTGGTTTATGAAGGGCTATCGCTCAGGCAACTTTGATGAATTTGATACTTTTAAATATGAATATGACGATTTATAGGAGGGAAAATGAAAACAGTTTATAGTGCTATACAGCCATCAGGACTTTTGACAATTGGTAATTATATAGGTGCACTTAAACAATGGCCAAAGCTACAAGAAGAATATAAATGCCTGTTCTCTGTTGCAGATATGCATGCAATTACAGTTAGACAAGATCCTAAGGAATTAAGAGAGCGTTCTAGAATGCTAATTGCAGTTTACTTGGCTTGTGGCATTGATCCAAAGAAAAGCATTATGTATATCAATTCACATGTTAGTGAACATGCTGAGCTTGCTTGGATCTTGGATACCTATACAAGTATTGGTCAATTAAAGAGAATGCACCAATTTAAATCTAAGATTAAAGGCAATGAAGAAGGAGCTAATGCAGGTTTATTTTGCTATCCAGTCTTAATGGCAGCAGATATTTTGCTTTACAATACAGATTTTGTGCCTGTAGGAGACGACCAAAAACAACACGTAGAAATAACAAGGGATATAGCTGAAAGATTTAACTCAGCTTATGGAGATACATTTGTTATGCCTGAGCCTCTTATTTCAAAGACAGGAGCTAGGATTAAATCTTTACAAGATCCTATGGTAAAGATGAGTAAATCAGACCCTAACGACAATGCATACATTTTATTGTTGGAAGACGAAAAAACTCTTAAGAAAAAATTAGGCAGGGCTGTTACAGACTCTGTTGGTGAGATAAATTATACTGATGACCAACCAGGAGTTAAAAACCTAATCGATATTTATCAAGCCTTTACAGATGAAAGCCTAGAAGAAATTTTAAATAAATTTGAAGGCAAGGGTTATGGTGAATTAAAAAATCAAACTTTTGAAGCTGTGAACACTGTTTTAAAACCAATTAGAGAAAATACTGAAAAGTATTTAAGCGATCAGTCTTATATTGATCAAATTATAAAAGAAGGCGCTAATCACGCGAAGGAAATTGCGTCAGAAACCTTAGAAAGAGTCTATGATAAGGTGGGCTTTGTTAGGAGGATTTAATGAAAATATTAATTATTGGTAGCGGTGCAAGAGAGTACGCGATAGGTAAAAAGATTCATGACCAAAGGGGTTCAGAAGTGCAACTGTTTTTTGCTCCAGGTAATGCTGGAACTGAATTGATTGGAGAAAATGTAAGCATTCCTGACAGTGAGATTGCAAGCCTGCTTGTCTTTAGCCAAGAAGAAAATATCGACTACACAATTGTAGGACCAGAGGCTCCACTTGTTGAAGGCATTGCAGATGTATTTGAAAGGGCAGGAAAATTAATATTTGCTCCTTCAAAAGAGGCTTCACAAATTGAAGGATCAAAGGAATTTTGTAAAACTATATTGGCAAGCAAAAATATCCCTACGGCAAAATACAGGTCCTTTAAAGATGCAGGTGAAGCTATTAAATATGCAAAAGAGCTCAGGGATGAGTCTGAACAAAACTTAGTTGTTTTAAAAGCAGATGGACTTGCAGCAGGTAAAGGCGTTTTAATAGTATCAGATGATGTGGATATTGAAAACGGGGCAAAAAATGTTTTGGAAAATAAAATTTTTGGCGACCAAGTCTTGCTTGTTGAAGAATACTTAGAAGGATTTGAAACTTCGCTCATGGGATTTTTTGATGGCGAATCTTTCAAATTATTTAATCCCGTTAGAGACCACAAGACAATCTATGAAGGTAATGTAGGACCTAATACTGGAGGAATGGGAACTTTTACTCCTGATATGGAAGCTTTGATGTATAGGGATGAAATAAAAGAACAAATTATAGATCCATTTATTGAGGCTATTAATATTAATAAAATTGATTACAGGGGAATTGTTTTCTTTGGATTAATGATAACCAAGGATGGACCAAAAGTTCTTGAAATTAATACACGCTTTGGAGATCCAGAAACTCAAGTTGCCCTTATGGCGCTCGAAAGTGATTTGTTAAATCTAATGATGGCAACTAGCAAGAGAGAACTTAGCGAATGCTATATAAAGATTAATGATAAAAATATTGTAAATGTTGTAGCAGCAAGTGGCGGCTACCCAGGATCTTATGAAAAAGGTTATGAGATTAAGGGACTTGATAAGCTTTGTGATGTGGAAGTCTTTTATGCTGGCGTAAAATCTGAGGATGGAAAACTTCTGACAAATGGGGGTAGAGTCCTTAGCCTTGCAGCTGCCGACAAATCAATGGAAGAAGCTGAGAGAATTGTTTATAGGGAAATTGAAAGGATTAAATTTAAAGATATGTATTACAGAAAAGACATCGCTCCAAATGTAAAGAGAATTTATGTAAACAAGAAAGACGAGTTTGACATTTTTTCAGAGGCAGTACTTAAACAATTACAAGAACATGGAATTAATCCATCCAAATGTAAATTATACAAGAGATATGACATTGAAGGTCTGACTAACAAAGAAATAGATTTAATCAAGGATACTATTTTAAGAGAACCTCCAGTAGATGATATTTATGTTGGGGACGAGGCTCTTAGTTTGCAAAAATCTTTTAATGATGTTCTTGTTAGACAATACAAGGCCGGACAATTTGACCAAAGAGAACGCGGTTTAATTGATACAATAAAAAGCGTTATCCCAGGAGCAAATGTAGCTGCCCATGTTGCTGAAGTAATTTCCTTTGAAGGTGTCG contains:
- the trpS gene encoding tryptophan--tRNA ligase; translation: MKTVYSAIQPSGLLTIGNYIGALKQWPKLQEEYKCLFSVADMHAITVRQDPKELRERSRMLIAVYLACGIDPKKSIMYINSHVSEHAELAWILDTYTSIGQLKRMHQFKSKIKGNEEGANAGLFCYPVLMAADILLYNTDFVPVGDDQKQHVEITRDIAERFNSAYGDTFVMPEPLISKTGARIKSLQDPMVKMSKSDPNDNAYILLLEDEKTLKKKLGRAVTDSVGEINYTDDQPGVKNLIDIYQAFTDESLEEILNKFEGKGYGELKNQTFEAVNTVLKPIRENTEKYLSDQSYIDQIIKEGANHAKEIASETLERVYDKVGFVRRI